In Thermococcus sp., the following proteins share a genomic window:
- the ileS gene encoding isoleucine--tRNA ligase, whose amino-acid sequence MIKEPELREYSPEKLEEKVERFWEEGGTYGKVKSLRQNGPKYYFLDGPPYVSGAIHLGTAWNKIIKDTVIRFRTMQGYNVRRQPGFDMHGLPIEVKVEQALGLKTKKDIETEIGVDNFIKKCKEFALNNLKVMTGQFRQLGVWMDWDNPYMTIKNEYIESGWFTLKRAHEKGLLEKDKRVLHWCPRCETALAEHEVRGEYKIREDPSIYVKFPVEGKENEYLLIWTTTPWTLPANLAVTVHPEYDYAKVRVETENGEEYWIIAKALVEHVLAEIGVKGEIVEEFKGEELEGVRYVHVLMDEYPAQREFHERYEWAHRVILGEHVTLEDGTGLVHTAPGHGEEDYEVGREYGLPVYSPVDDEGRYTEGYWKGTYVKDADPEIIEHLREKGYLVKAGTIEHKYPHCWRCKTPLIFRATDQWFLKVSKVKDKIIKENDEKVTWYPDWVKVRYDNGVMNSGDWVISRQRYWGIPLPIWQSEDGEIHVVGSFKELVELAVAIEVNGERIELPESYEEKLKVIEEKIGPEDLHRPYVDVFIIKVNGKEMRRVKDVVDVWFDSGIASWASLDYPRTEENFRKLWPADFIVEGEDQVTKWFYSQQAASVIAFDTVPYRHVAMHGYVLDEKGDKMSKSLGNIIRPEEVVQKEGRDPFRFYMLWATNPWENLRFSWKGLAQVKRMLNILWNVYVLSATYMSLDSFDPTKLKSEELPFREEDKWILSRANGLIGEVTEGIETFRLTRATRAIYHFVVEDLSRWYVRLIRKRMWVEGDDPDKLAAYYTVWKVFNVLLRLMAPFTPYIAEEIYGNMLRPFLGVESVHMLDWPKADEGARDEELEREMEYVRRIVEAGSSARQRAKIKLRYPVRRIIVETEDETVAKAVERLNRILRDQLNAKEVVVGRVERELVIKPNFAKVGPEFKGDAKLVIAWINEHGMELYEAGEMDVELEGKTFHLTREHLTIEEKLPDFFVSEEFEGGRVFIDKTLTRELLSEGLAREFVRRIQEMRKRLDLDVNDRIVVTIETSEENRELLKENLDHVKKETRAVEVRFEEAKGYVVEWPEVQAKIGIERVKS is encoded by the coding sequence ATGATAAAAGAGCCAGAGCTTAGGGAGTACTCCCCAGAAAAACTTGAGGAGAAGGTCGAACGCTTTTGGGAAGAGGGGGGCACCTACGGAAAGGTGAAATCTCTGCGCCAGAACGGCCCGAAGTACTACTTCCTCGACGGGCCCCCGTACGTCAGCGGTGCAATACACCTCGGTACAGCCTGGAACAAGATAATCAAGGACACCGTGATAAGGTTCAGGACGATGCAGGGTTACAACGTGAGAAGGCAACCTGGCTTCGACATGCACGGCCTCCCGATAGAGGTCAAGGTCGAGCAGGCCCTCGGCCTCAAGACCAAGAAGGACATCGAGACGGAGATAGGCGTCGACAACTTCATCAAGAAGTGCAAGGAGTTCGCCCTCAACAACCTCAAGGTAATGACCGGACAGTTCAGGCAGCTCGGTGTCTGGATGGACTGGGACAACCCCTACATGACGATAAAGAACGAGTACATAGAATCAGGCTGGTTCACGCTCAAGAGGGCCCATGAGAAAGGACTTCTGGAGAAGGACAAGCGCGTCCTCCACTGGTGCCCGAGGTGTGAGACCGCTTTAGCGGAGCACGAAGTCCGCGGCGAGTACAAGATAAGGGAGGACCCGAGCATATACGTCAAGTTCCCGGTTGAGGGGAAGGAGAACGAGTACCTCCTCATCTGGACGACCACGCCCTGGACGCTCCCGGCAAACTTAGCGGTTACCGTTCACCCGGAGTATGACTACGCCAAGGTCAGGGTTGAAACCGAGAACGGAGAGGAGTACTGGATAATAGCGAAGGCCCTCGTCGAGCACGTTCTTGCCGAGATCGGTGTTAAGGGCGAGATAGTCGAGGAGTTCAAGGGAGAGGAGCTCGAAGGAGTGCGCTACGTCCACGTCCTCATGGACGAGTATCCGGCGCAGAGGGAGTTCCACGAGAGGTACGAGTGGGCACACCGCGTTATACTCGGTGAACACGTGACGCTCGAGGACGGTACCGGTCTGGTACACACCGCCCCTGGCCACGGTGAGGAGGACTACGAGGTCGGAAGGGAGTACGGGCTCCCTGTTTACAGCCCGGTCGACGACGAGGGACGCTACACGGAGGGCTACTGGAAGGGAACCTATGTCAAGGACGCCGATCCGGAGATAATAGAGCACCTTCGCGAGAAGGGCTACCTCGTGAAGGCCGGAACGATAGAGCACAAGTACCCGCACTGCTGGCGCTGTAAGACCCCGCTCATATTCCGCGCCACCGACCAGTGGTTCCTCAAGGTCAGCAAGGTCAAGGACAAGATAATCAAGGAGAACGACGAGAAGGTCACCTGGTATCCTGACTGGGTCAAGGTGCGCTACGACAACGGCGTCATGAACTCAGGCGACTGGGTCATAAGCAGGCAGAGGTACTGGGGCATACCGCTCCCCATATGGCAGAGCGAGGACGGCGAGATACACGTCGTTGGCTCCTTCAAGGAGTTAGTCGAACTCGCCGTTGCGATAGAGGTGAACGGCGAGAGGATAGAGCTTCCCGAGAGCTATGAGGAGAAGCTCAAGGTCATAGAGGAGAAGATCGGCCCTGAAGATTTGCACAGGCCCTACGTCGATGTATTCATCATAAAGGTCAACGGCAAGGAGATGCGCCGCGTCAAGGACGTCGTTGACGTCTGGTTTGACAGCGGAATAGCGAGCTGGGCTTCGCTGGACTACCCGAGAACGGAGGAGAACTTCAGGAAGCTCTGGCCGGCCGACTTCATAGTCGAGGGCGAGGATCAGGTCACCAAGTGGTTCTACTCCCAGCAGGCCGCCAGCGTTATAGCCTTTGACACAGTCCCCTACAGGCACGTGGCGATGCACGGCTACGTCCTCGACGAGAAGGGCGACAAGATGAGCAAGAGCCTCGGCAACATCATAAGGCCGGAGGAGGTCGTCCAGAAGGAGGGAAGGGACCCCTTTAGGTTCTACATGCTCTGGGCGACGAACCCCTGGGAGAACCTGCGCTTCAGCTGGAAGGGACTGGCACAGGTAAAGAGGATGCTCAACATACTCTGGAACGTCTACGTCCTCAGCGCGACCTACATGAGCCTCGACAGCTTCGACCCTACCAAGCTCAAGTCGGAGGAGCTTCCCTTCAGGGAAGAAGATAAGTGGATACTCAGCAGGGCCAACGGGCTCATCGGAGAAGTCACCGAGGGAATTGAGACCTTCAGGCTCACAAGGGCCACCAGGGCGATATACCACTTCGTCGTCGAGGATCTGAGCAGGTGGTACGTGCGCCTGATAAGGAAGCGCATGTGGGTCGAGGGCGACGACCCTGACAAGCTCGCCGCCTACTACACCGTCTGGAAGGTATTCAACGTCCTGCTGAGGCTTATGGCACCGTTTACCCCGTACATAGCGGAGGAGATATACGGGAACATGCTGAGGCCGTTCCTTGGCGTTGAGAGCGTCCATATGCTCGACTGGCCCAAGGCCGATGAGGGGGCAAGGGACGAGGAGCTTGAGAGGGAGATGGAGTACGTCAGGAGGATAGTCGAGGCCGGCTCTTCAGCGAGGCAGAGGGCCAAGATAAAGCTCCGCTACCCGGTCAGGAGGATAATCGTCGAGACGGAGGACGAGACCGTTGCAAAAGCCGTCGAGAGGCTCAACAGAATACTCCGCGACCAGCTCAACGCCAAGGAAGTTGTGGTTGGAAGGGTCGAGCGCGAGCTCGTCATAAAGCCCAACTTCGCGAAAGTTGGTCCAGAGTTCAAGGGCGATGCCAAGCTCGTGATAGCGTGGATAAACGAGCACGGAATGGAGCTCTATGAGGCCGGTGAGATGGACGTCGAGCTCGAAGGAAAGACCTTCCACCTCACAAGGGAGCACTTGACAATCGAGGAGAAACTGCCTGACTTCTTTGTCAGCGAAGAGTTCGAGGGCGGAAGGGTGTTCATCGACAAGACACTCACGAGGGAGCTTTTATCGGAGGGCCTCGCGAGGGAGTTCGTGAGAAGGATACAGGAGATGAGGAAGAGGCTTGATCTGGACGTCAACGACAGAATCGTCGTAACCATAGAGACGAGCGAAGAGAACCGCGAGTTACTCAAAGAGAACCTAGACCACGTGAAGAAGGAGACGAGAGCGGTTGAGGTTCGCTTTGAGGAGGCCAAGGGCTACGTCGTCGAGTGGCCGGAGGTCCAGGCGAAGATAGGGATTGAGAGGGTCAAAAGCTGA